Proteins encoded in a region of the Mesotoga sp. BH458_6_3_2_1 genome:
- the polA gene encoding DNA polymerase I, whose amino-acid sequence MPGKMYLFDGTAIFYRGYYGIDVTLTNSKGEPTNALFGTARMLSKFARERMKKGDYAIFAFDRKEATKRHEAYESYKATREAMPEALVAQLEDIPDLVEAFGIKFLSIAGLEADDIVATAATRYRNEVDEVLVVTGDKDLLQLVDEKIHILRFVTGLTDLELYDEERVKSRYELEPKRLHALLSLAGDSSDNIPGVPGIGIKTAQKLLKEYGDIDGIYENIRQLSPGLRKKLIDGRKSLELSMELVRLLDDEELTITLDDIKYEGFKKKELRDVFLKLEFSSMIDEYKLIDEADESLSDINGYKLVTSDKELDRLLEKMKSNPLFAVDLETTSLDPHSAEIVGVSISLEEETGYYIPVAHKSEGWQAKKEELLPRLKKILEDKASKIIGQNLKFDYSVFSVNGIHPVDPEFDTMIAAYLLSPDTKRFNLDELAMKFLGYKTIKFEDLMKRNQLGTDFSKVPLEEAARYSVEDADIALRLSAVLRKKIYEQELEDIFRNVELSLIPVLADLELNGVYFDVPSLTGLSAKYGKVLDRILEELFDLTGEQFNPNSPSQVGKVLFERLGLNPSRKTKGGSYSTSADALEELSGEHPAVQKLLEYRKYQKLKSTYLDSLPSLVNKVTGRIHTSYHQTGTGTGRLSSSNPNMQNLPIRDEEGKEIRKCVIPQKKGWRIVSADYSQIELRILAHLSQDEQLLDAFKNDKDVHSLTAANLYGIKESEVTDEQRRIGKMVNFSIIYGISSYGLASRLRIPSNAAEEMISNYFKAYPQVRTFIKDTISEAKEKGLVRTMFGRKREIPQFKTKNRNTIQEGERIAINTPIQGTAADIMKMAMIKIFELLQEHKMESFAILQVHDEMVYEAPENELQKLKEILQEGMSEVVELSVPLDIEISVGDYWC is encoded by the coding sequence ATGCCCGGGAAAATGTATCTCTTTGACGGAACAGCGATTTTTTATAGGGGCTATTACGGAATAGATGTTACTCTTACCAATTCAAAGGGAGAGCCGACGAACGCCCTCTTTGGAACTGCACGTATGCTCTCGAAATTCGCGAGGGAGAGAATGAAGAAAGGCGACTATGCGATCTTTGCCTTCGATAGAAAGGAAGCGACAAAACGCCACGAGGCATACGAATCTTACAAAGCAACTAGAGAGGCTATGCCAGAGGCTCTCGTTGCGCAGCTTGAGGACATTCCCGATCTAGTCGAGGCCTTCGGAATAAAATTCCTTTCAATTGCGGGCCTCGAGGCCGATGATATCGTCGCTACGGCAGCCACCAGATATCGCAATGAAGTGGATGAAGTGCTTGTGGTTACCGGAGATAAGGATCTTCTCCAACTTGTAGATGAAAAGATCCATATTCTGCGTTTTGTAACTGGTCTGACCGATCTCGAATTATACGATGAAGAGAGGGTAAAGTCCAGGTATGAGCTGGAACCGAAGAGACTCCATGCTCTCCTTTCACTGGCCGGCGACTCGTCAGATAACATCCCCGGTGTCCCGGGAATCGGTATAAAAACCGCTCAGAAGTTGCTGAAGGAATATGGAGACATCGACGGGATTTACGAGAACATAAGGCAGCTCAGTCCGGGATTGAGAAAGAAGTTGATAGACGGAAGAAAATCGCTTGAGCTGTCCATGGAGCTCGTGAGGCTTCTTGACGATGAAGAACTGACGATCACTCTCGACGACATCAAATACGAGGGTTTCAAGAAGAAGGAATTACGCGATGTCTTCCTCAAGCTCGAGTTTTCCTCGATGATAGATGAATACAAGCTTATAGATGAAGCGGACGAATCGCTTTCAGATATAAACGGTTACAAGCTCGTCACTAGCGATAAGGAACTCGATCGACTACTCGAAAAAATGAAGAGTAACCCATTGTTTGCAGTCGATCTGGAGACCACGTCTCTGGATCCTCATTCAGCCGAGATTGTAGGGGTCTCGATCTCTCTTGAAGAAGAGACGGGCTATTATATCCCTGTGGCCCACAAGTCTGAAGGTTGGCAGGCAAAGAAAGAAGAACTTCTCCCGAGGCTCAAAAAAATCCTTGAGGACAAGGCATCGAAGATAATAGGGCAGAATCTCAAGTTCGATTACTCGGTCTTCTCCGTAAATGGGATTCATCCGGTAGATCCGGAATTTGACACCATGATAGCTGCGTATCTTCTCTCGCCCGACACGAAACGCTTCAACCTTGACGAACTGGCCATGAAGTTTCTGGGATACAAGACGATTAAATTCGAAGACCTTATGAAGAGGAACCAACTGGGCACCGATTTTTCGAAGGTTCCCCTCGAAGAGGCGGCGCGGTATTCGGTGGAAGATGCGGATATTGCGCTCAGGCTTTCAGCAGTTCTCAGAAAAAAGATATACGAGCAAGAACTGGAGGACATATTCAGAAACGTTGAACTGTCCCTGATTCCTGTGCTGGCCGATCTCGAGCTGAACGGCGTATATTTCGACGTACCCTCGCTCACCGGTCTTTCGGCCAAGTACGGCAAGGTTCTCGATCGGATTCTTGAAGAGTTGTTCGATTTGACTGGAGAGCAGTTCAATCCCAATTCCCCTTCGCAAGTTGGAAAGGTGCTATTCGAAAGGCTCGGACTAAACCCTTCAAGAAAGACTAAGGGCGGTTCTTATTCGACCAGCGCGGACGCTCTTGAAGAACTTTCCGGAGAGCACCCGGCAGTGCAGAAGCTTCTAGAATACAGAAAGTACCAGAAGTTGAAGTCAACTTATCTCGATTCACTTCCATCTCTTGTAAACAAAGTGACGGGAAGAATCCATACAAGTTATCACCAGACAGGTACAGGAACTGGAAGGCTTTCCAGCAGCAATCCGAACATGCAGAATCTACCGATACGGGATGAAGAGGGAAAAGAGATACGTAAGTGCGTAATCCCACAGAAGAAAGGCTGGAGGATAGTAAGTGCGGATTATTCTCAGATCGAGCTTCGAATCCTTGCACATCTCAGTCAGGACGAACAGTTGCTTGATGCGTTCAAGAACGACAAGGACGTCCACAGCCTCACTGCCGCAAACCTTTACGGCATAAAGGAAAGCGAAGTGACTGATGAACAGAGAAGAATAGGAAAGATGGTGAATTTCTCCATAATCTACGGAATATCCTCTTACGGTTTGGCGAGCAGATTAAGGATCCCATCGAATGCTGCCGAAGAGATGATATCCAACTACTTCAAGGCTTATCCTCAGGTGAGAACTTTCATCAAGGATACTATCTCTGAAGCAAAGGAAAAGGGCCTTGTAAGAACTATGTTTGGAAGAAAGAGAGAGATTCCGCAATTCAAAACGAAAAACAGGAACACTATTCAAGAGGGCGAGAGAATAGCGATAAACACGCCTATTCAGGGCACGGCGGCCGATATCATGAAGATGGCAATGATAAAGATCTTTGAATTGCTGCAAGAGCATAAAATGGAGAGTTTTGCAATTCTTCAGGTCCATGACGAAATGGTTTATGAAGCTCCCGAAAATGAGCTTCAAAAACTCAAGGAGATCTTGCAGGAGGGAATGTCGGAAGTCGTTGAGCTTAGCGTTCCTCTTGACATTGAAATCTCCGTCGGCGATTACTGGTGCTAG
- a CDS encoding Crp/Fnr family transcriptional regulator — protein sequence MNPIIYNLGRCSLFEGIKAGELERIFKNVNHRITSFLDGELIEEQNSTCDEMLILLQGHTKAQMQDFSGKVITIETMEAPSILASGFLFASKNVIPVDIVSTDKCTVLHIERDGILWLCREYEVFLRNLLRDMGDRLTTLAEKVWMLSLNTLNQRLANFLLKQSDDLGSEFELKTTKEELADALGVARPSLSRVFSEFAGEKIIRQEGKVIRILDRNALLKITRRI from the coding sequence TTGAATCCAATAATCTACAACCTCGGAAGATGCAGTCTCTTCGAAGGAATAAAGGCGGGAGAGCTCGAGAGGATATTTAAAAATGTGAATCACAGAATTACCTCGTTTCTCGACGGGGAATTGATCGAAGAGCAGAATAGTACCTGCGATGAAATGTTGATTTTGCTTCAAGGACATACAAAGGCTCAGATGCAGGATTTCTCTGGGAAAGTAATTACGATAGAGACTATGGAGGCCCCGTCGATTCTCGCTTCGGGTTTTCTCTTTGCCTCAAAGAATGTGATACCGGTAGATATTGTTTCCACAGATAAGTGTACGGTACTGCACATAGAGAGAGATGGAATACTATGGCTTTGCAGAGAATATGAGGTCTTCCTAAGAAACTTGCTCAGAGATATGGGAGATAGGCTTACTACACTGGCGGAAAAGGTGTGGATGCTATCTCTCAACACCCTGAATCAAAGACTGGCCAACTTCCTTCTGAAGCAAAGTGACGACCTCGGAAGCGAATTTGAATTGAAGACAACAAAAGAAGAGTTGGCAGACGCTCTTGGCGTAGCGAGGCCCTCTCTTTCGAGGGTCTTTTCCGAGTTTGCCGGAGAGAAGATTATCAGGCAGGAGGGCAAGGTGATAAGGATTCTCGACAGAAATGCTCTCTTGAAGATAACGCGAAGGATCTGA
- a CDS encoding carboxymuconolactone decarboxylase family protein has product MARLDEFKSFREKMNKRILKTGNMETKRFFSLDGAVYKDGALDGKTKELMGLVASTVLRCDDCIAYHIIQCKTTGSNRDEIMEALNIALVVGGSIVIPHYRRAVELLDELEEE; this is encoded by the coding sequence ATGGCAAGACTTGACGAATTCAAGAGCTTTCGAGAGAAGATGAATAAAAGAATTCTGAAAACTGGTAACATGGAGACGAAGCGTTTCTTCTCGCTCGACGGAGCCGTCTACAAAGACGGAGCTCTTGACGGCAAAACAAAAGAGTTGATGGGTCTGGTCGCTTCGACCGTTCTCAGATGCGATGACTGCATCGCCTACCACATTATCCAGTGCAAGACTACCGGCTCCAACCGTGATGAAATCATGGAAGCGTTGAATATAGCTTTGGTAGTGGGGGGTTCAATTGTCATACCCCATTATAGGAGGGCCGTTGAACTTCTAGACGAATTGGAGGAAGAATGA
- a CDS encoding TatD family hydrolase, with product MSGPTPDFSELRLVDTHAHISFPQFDSDRERVIAQIEEDSISLLVEVGTNVEDSKRAFETVRELKNAFFSAGVHPHDSSGLDAEGIRSLESLLSGEKAVAVGEIGLDFFRNLSPADSQFKAFREQLLLAAKLDLPIIVHVRNAYPEAYKTILECGHFKGVIHAFSGDLEYARRFVDLGFFLGIGGPITYKRNEELRNVVREISLEKLVSETDCPYLPPVPFRGKRNEPYYVGYVIEEIAAQKEISAAKCSEKLFENAVGLFSLTL from the coding sequence ATGTCAGGGCCAACGCCTGATTTCTCTGAGCTCAGGCTTGTTGATACGCACGCCCACATTTCCTTTCCTCAGTTTGACAGTGATAGAGAGAGGGTGATCGCCCAGATCGAAGAAGATTCGATTTCTCTTCTGGTCGAAGTTGGAACAAATGTCGAGGATTCTAAGAGAGCATTCGAGACAGTAAGGGAGTTGAAGAACGCCTTCTTCTCGGCCGGCGTCCATCCTCATGACAGCAGTGGATTAGACGCCGAGGGAATCCGCTCCCTGGAATCGCTTCTATCCGGTGAGAAAGCAGTGGCAGTTGGCGAGATTGGCTTAGACTTTTTCAGAAACCTTTCTCCGGCAGACAGTCAGTTTAAGGCATTCAGAGAGCAGCTTCTGTTGGCTGCAAAGCTAGATTTGCCGATTATCGTGCACGTTCGGAATGCCTACCCTGAAGCCTATAAAACAATTTTGGAATGCGGTCACTTCAAGGGTGTGATCCACGCTTTTTCCGGCGATCTTGAATATGCGAGAAGGTTTGTGGATTTGGGTTTCTTCCTGGGAATTGGAGGGCCGATAACATACAAGAGAAACGAAGAATTGCGGAATGTCGTGAGGGAGATCTCTCTTGAGAAACTGGTAAGCGAGACGGATTGTCCGTATCTGCCACCGGTTCCCTTTAGAGGAAAGCGGAACGAGCCCTACTATGTCGGGTACGTAATTGAAGAAATCGCCGCTCAGAAGGAAATCTCTGCAGCGAAGTGCTCGGAGAAGCTTTTCGAGAACGCAGTAGGGCTCTTCTCTCTCACACTTTAG
- the atpF gene encoding F0F1 ATP synthase subunit B yields the protein MIELNLTAILSILNFLLLFFVLKKLLFDKFFDVMKQRKEKIRSEIAEAEKMRTEANELKREYQAKIEEARSTSEEIVSRAERQAEEIVRSAREDAQQEIQRMYKSAELQIQREREEAAGEVKGAIVTAAVAMVGRFLQKEMDDTAKKQYAKRILESMGDKE from the coding sequence TTGATTGAACTTAATCTGACAGCCATACTGTCGATACTGAACTTTCTGCTGCTCTTCTTTGTGCTGAAGAAGCTGCTTTTCGACAAGTTCTTCGATGTCATGAAGCAGCGCAAAGAGAAGATACGGAGCGAAATCGCAGAAGCCGAGAAGATGAGGACTGAAGCGAATGAATTGAAGAGAGAATATCAAGCAAAGATCGAAGAAGCCCGTTCTACTTCCGAAGAGATCGTCTCCCGGGCCGAAAGGCAGGCGGAGGAAATCGTAAGAAGCGCGAGAGAAGATGCCCAACAGGAGATACAGAGAATGTACAAGTCTGCCGAACTTCAGATTCAGCGTGAACGCGAAGAGGCTGCAGGCGAAGTCAAGGGAGCGATTGTAACCGCAGCCGTTGCAATGGTGGGAAGATTCCTTCAGAAGGAGATGGACGATACTGCCAAGAAACAGTATGCGAAGAGGATTCTTGAGAGCATGGGTGACAAGGAGTGA
- a CDS encoding AtpZ/AtpI family protein, protein MKENRNRIDWTALASLYQFAVIVVANIAVAGGLGYLLYRFVGMERFWISFFLLFGAFSGIYNGIRYLLKEAERYDRNKDNDDEDIDNTGGSGNG, encoded by the coding sequence TTGAAGGAGAATAGGAATAGGATCGACTGGACGGCCCTTGCATCGCTTTATCAGTTTGCAGTAATTGTGGTTGCCAATATTGCCGTTGCAGGCGGTCTCGGTTACCTTCTCTACAGATTTGTCGGAATGGAAAGGTTTTGGATTTCATTTTTCCTACTTTTCGGAGCCTTCTCCGGCATATATAATGGAATCAGATATCTCTTGAAAGAGGCAGAGCGATATGACAGAAACAAGGACAATGATGATGAAGACATCGATAATACTGGCGGTTCTGGCAATGGTTGA
- a CDS encoding carbohydrate ABC transporter permease, with the protein MIDLEQIPVKPIKRKTTLNDVWRGRSGYLFILPHFALFAVFFLVPVGWGMYLSMFKYNVFSQTFIWFDNYKRILSDWLFLKSLKNTFFYTFGVVPLWLGKALLVTVLIYPFRKGIRTFFKAAFYLPHVTSTVIISMIWLWVFNPNFGLLNYFMTVLGLEPVVWLGRSLTAMPSLIVMQVIMGGGSTIVLLSAAMASIPEYYFEAATLEGAGSWAIFRKITVPLLKPTILYALVMGTIANFQTFSNIYIMTSGGPEFSTTTIAYLIYETAFKNYNLGLASAMSMVMFGILVVLGIVQFKWLGSNVEY; encoded by the coding sequence GTGATCGATTTGGAGCAGATTCCAGTTAAACCAATAAAACGGAAGACTACCTTGAACGACGTTTGGAGGGGTAGATCGGGATATCTCTTCATTCTGCCGCACTTTGCCCTCTTTGCAGTATTCTTCCTTGTGCCGGTTGGTTGGGGCATGTACCTCAGTATGTTCAAGTACAATGTCTTTTCTCAAACATTTATCTGGTTCGACAATTACAAACGCATTTTGAGCGACTGGCTCTTTCTGAAGTCTCTTAAAAATACCTTCTTCTACACATTCGGTGTTGTTCCACTATGGCTTGGAAAGGCTTTGCTCGTAACTGTTCTAATATATCCTTTCAGAAAAGGCATCAGAACCTTTTTCAAGGCGGCCTTTTATCTGCCCCATGTAACTTCTACGGTAATAATTTCCATGATCTGGCTGTGGGTTTTCAATCCGAACTTCGGACTACTGAACTATTTCATGACCGTTCTCGGATTGGAACCGGTAGTATGGCTTGGAAGGTCCTTAACGGCAATGCCATCATTAATAGTGATGCAGGTTATCATGGGTGGCGGCTCGACAATAGTGCTTCTATCTGCGGCCATGGCCTCGATACCGGAGTATTATTTCGAAGCGGCAACATTAGAAGGAGCTGGCTCGTGGGCGATATTCAGGAAGATTACTGTCCCTCTGCTCAAGCCGACGATACTCTATGCTTTGGTCATGGGAACGATAGCGAATTTCCAGACCTTCTCTAACATTTACATCATGACGAGTGGTGGACCGGAATTTTCGACGACTACTATTGCTTACTTGATCTACGAGACTGCCTTTAAGAACTATAACCTCGGCCTTGCATCTGCAATGTCGATGGTTATGTTTGGCATCCTCGTTGTTCTCGGAATAGTCCAGTTCAAATGGCTCGGTTCAAATGTGGAGTATTGA
- the atpB gene encoding F0F1 ATP synthase subunit A: MKLNLTRSDKVFLGVIFGGYLAVIIYIVATGYKFQLEGVGQRWIYQLPFGEGPLSRVNPLTIIMTWVVMAIIIFMATRVKVFKIIPGKKQSLLEVLLDYILDLVKGSVTRKEFVRPIFDIAASLFLFVIVSNFIASFPGINAIPLEGGGVKLTILSDSWYAPTSDLNMNLMLAFFVFVMSHVYAIKVKGWKKWGKSFFEPIWWMFPINVIGEIAKPVSHALRLFGNIMGGAILIVILGYLVKYFVLPAALWGIFGLFFGAIQALIFTILAIAYISSLIE, encoded by the coding sequence GTGAAACTTAATCTAACCAGGTCCGACAAGGTATTTCTTGGAGTTATCTTTGGCGGATATCTTGCCGTAATAATTTACATAGTCGCCACGGGCTACAAATTCCAGCTTGAAGGTGTCGGCCAGAGGTGGATCTATCAGTTGCCTTTTGGAGAAGGGCCGCTAAGCAGAGTCAATCCGCTGACCATAATAATGACCTGGGTCGTCATGGCGATAATCATATTCATGGCAACGAGAGTGAAAGTCTTCAAGATAATTCCAGGCAAGAAACAGAGTCTCCTGGAGGTCCTGCTAGATTACATACTAGACCTTGTAAAAGGCTCTGTTACGAGGAAAGAGTTTGTGAGACCGATATTCGACATAGCCGCTTCGCTTTTCCTGTTCGTTATCGTGTCGAACTTCATTGCGAGTTTCCCCGGTATCAACGCTATTCCTCTTGAGGGTGGAGGAGTCAAGCTGACCATCCTTTCGGACTCATGGTATGCGCCCACTTCAGATCTCAATATGAACCTCATGCTTGCATTCTTCGTTTTCGTCATGAGCCACGTTTACGCAATTAAAGTTAAGGGTTGGAAGAAGTGGGGAAAGAGTTTCTTTGAACCGATCTGGTGGATGTTTCCCATAAACGTGATCGGCGAGATAGCGAAGCCCGTATCCCATGCATTAAGGCTTTTTGGAAACATCATGGGAGGAGCGATTTTGATAGTCATCCTCGGATATCTCGTCAAGTACTTTGTTCTGCCGGCGGCGTTGTGGGGTATCTTCGGACTGTTCTTTGGAGCTATCCAGGCGTTGATATTTACGATACTTGCAATAGCATATATTAGCTCATTAATAGAGTAA
- a CDS encoding F0F1 ATP synthase subunit C: MDIGEGLMLMGKFIGAGLAMGIGAIGAGIGEGRIGASAMEAMARQPEMIGTLTTRMILADAIAETTGIYSLVIAFMILLVV, from the coding sequence GTGGATATTGGAGAAGGCTTGATGTTGATGGGAAAGTTTATCGGTGCCGGACTTGCAATGGGAATTGGGGCAATCGGAGCCGGTATCGGTGAAGGTAGAATAGGTGCGAGTGCGATGGAAGCAATGGCAAGGCAGCCGGAGATGATAGGAACCCTGACAACTAGAATGATCCTGGCGGATGCAATCGCGGAGACTACCGGTATCTATTCTCTTGTTATTGCATTCATGATACTTCTGGTAGTCTGA
- a CDS encoding DUF933 domain-containing protein, which produces MEIGIFGLPLSGKSTLFTLLTGVEPHSSHKNEAHTAVAKVHDRRVDELSKIFNPKKTVYATVSFTDIPGYDLSANQKEKNRILQFIQNSEAVLAVVRAFKDPSVPWPTEAYTPVKQLETIETELFVRDMEVVENRLVRLEEAKKKRKLSSEEERETELLHIIEKGFEDNSFASQLELSEEDMKLLGSLSLFTAKPIIVAINIDEEQLSTGNYPEREALVQRIEQNGFAHIELSGKIEAELVELSEEDRELFMEELGISESGIERLSGVVYQHMGLISFLTVGEDEVRAWTIKKNTPAKEAAGKIHTDLERSFIRAEVIPYEEFMTIGSMQEAKAKGLVKVVGKEEIVKDGDIFHVRANA; this is translated from the coding sequence ATGGAGATAGGTATTTTCGGTCTGCCGTTGAGTGGAAAGAGTACACTGTTCACCCTCCTAACCGGTGTTGAACCCCATTCAAGTCACAAAAACGAAGCACATACCGCTGTTGCAAAGGTACACGACAGAAGAGTGGATGAGCTTTCAAAGATCTTCAATCCAAAGAAGACCGTATATGCGACGGTTTCATTTACGGATATTCCCGGGTACGATCTCTCGGCCAATCAAAAGGAAAAGAATCGAATCCTCCAGTTTATTCAGAACTCCGAGGCGGTTCTTGCCGTTGTCAGAGCCTTCAAAGATCCCTCGGTGCCGTGGCCGACAGAGGCATATACACCCGTTAAACAGCTTGAAACGATAGAGACGGAGCTTTTCGTCCGTGATATGGAAGTGGTGGAGAACAGACTAGTAAGGCTCGAAGAGGCGAAGAAGAAGAGGAAACTCTCTTCGGAAGAGGAGAGGGAGACAGAGCTTCTTCATATCATCGAAAAGGGATTTGAGGACAACAGTTTTGCTTCTCAGCTGGAGCTTAGCGAAGAGGATATGAAACTTCTCGGCTCTCTATCCCTATTCACTGCCAAGCCGATAATTGTCGCGATAAACATTGATGAAGAGCAACTATCTACAGGCAATTATCCCGAACGCGAAGCGCTCGTCCAGAGAATCGAACAGAATGGATTCGCTCATATCGAGCTCTCCGGAAAAATCGAAGCCGAGCTTGTAGAGCTTTCTGAGGAAGATAGAGAGCTATTTATGGAAGAACTCGGGATCTCCGAAAGTGGGATTGAAAGGCTTTCCGGGGTAGTATATCAACACATGGGGCTGATCTCTTTCCTGACGGTAGGAGAAGATGAGGTCAGGGCCTGGACTATAAAGAAAAATACCCCGGCCAAAGAGGCGGCAGGGAAGATACACACCGATCTCGAGAGGAGCTTCATCAGGGCCGAGGTCATTCCTTATGAAGAGTTTATGACAATAGGAAGTATGCAGGAGGCCAAGGCGAAGGGTCTTGTGAAAGTAGTCGGCAAGGAGGAGATTGTGAAGGACGGTGACATCTTCCATGTCAGGGCCAACGCCTGA
- a CDS encoding sugar ABC transporter substrate-binding protein: protein MKRLSVILLVMLMLAVPISALGKTTITWWINPWRIAPPNFPADKAATEEDFPKWAAEEFMRLHPDIEVKYVVVGNTEYSQKMAAAIATGTQPDIFKGPVWDNRWVGAGLLEPIDDYLTEEDLADFYELAIETGYVDGKHYIWPWNLGTNGMGTSMLLYTPDFEKAGVDWRKIVEEGWTMEEFVEIAKKLTWDSDGDGKTDHYAISFGAQDTHNLMNFIYAHGAKLITEDESKVIFNTPEAVAGLQFLLDLVDVHKVAPSGVEAMGVYDVIGNFHSHRTSIGFGGPYEIGRITRYVKSGQLAEAFYPVIAPFPHVEGQKGASYASASGFVVFKQNDKEKRDAVMEFAKFLTNKENTALLESLIYLTARKSVNELLFQNDDYLNEQAQTFARIMDETGMEFFGSQSFPWSEISKFFTSSMEGAFGKTKTAQEALDSFVTEANRALSYY from the coding sequence ATGAAAAGGCTTAGCGTAATTCTTCTAGTAATGCTAATGCTAGCTGTACCGATCTCCGCACTCGGAAAGACCACAATCACCTGGTGGATCAACCCGTGGAGAATCGCACCTCCAAACTTCCCGGCAGATAAGGCTGCAACAGAGGAAGACTTCCCAAAGTGGGCTGCCGAAGAGTTCATGAGACTTCATCCAGACATTGAAGTCAAGTATGTCGTTGTTGGAAACACCGAATATTCGCAGAAAATGGCTGCGGCAATTGCGACCGGAACTCAGCCTGACATCTTCAAAGGCCCCGTTTGGGACAACAGGTGGGTAGGAGCGGGATTGCTTGAACCGATTGACGACTATCTGACCGAAGAAGACCTTGCGGACTTCTATGAGCTCGCTATTGAAACAGGTTATGTAGATGGAAAGCATTACATCTGGCCCTGGAATCTCGGGACGAATGGGATGGGAACCAGTATGCTTCTCTACACTCCAGACTTCGAGAAGGCCGGTGTCGACTGGCGAAAGATAGTCGAAGAGGGCTGGACGATGGAAGAGTTCGTCGAAATAGCCAAGAAGCTTACATGGGATTCCGATGGCGATGGGAAAACTGATCATTACGCAATCAGCTTTGGAGCTCAGGACACTCACAACCTTATGAACTTCATCTATGCTCATGGCGCAAAGCTTATTACTGAAGATGAAAGCAAGGTTATCTTCAATACTCCCGAGGCAGTCGCGGGGCTTCAGTTCCTTCTAGACCTCGTCGATGTTCATAAAGTAGCTCCCAGCGGTGTAGAGGCCATGGGTGTTTATGATGTGATCGGCAACTTCCATTCTCACAGGACGAGTATTGGATTTGGTGGTCCTTACGAGATCGGTAGAATCACACGTTACGTAAAATCCGGTCAGCTTGCAGAGGCTTTCTATCCGGTTATTGCTCCATTCCCTCATGTTGAAGGACAAAAGGGCGCCTCTTACGCATCTGCCAGCGGATTTGTCGTCTTCAAGCAGAACGACAAGGAAAAGAGAGATGCCGTAATGGAGTTTGCGAAATTCCTGACAAACAAAGAAAACACGGCACTTCTGGAAAGCCTCATCTACCTCACAGCCAGAAAGTCAGTTAATGAGTTGCTTTTCCAGAACGACGATTACCTGAATGAACAGGCTCAGACATTCGCTAGAATAATGGATGAGACTGGAATGGAGTTCTTTGGATCACAGAGCTTCCCGTGGTCAGAGATATCCAAGTTCTTCACAAGCTCCATGGAAGGAGCTTTCGGAAAGACCAAGACAGCGCAGGAGGCCCTCGATAGCTTTGTAACCGAAGCCAATCGGGCACTCTCTTACTATTGA
- a CDS encoding HAD family phosphatase, whose product MRLFIFDVGGVIAENTNVVPSICSFLGISKDEFLDSAEMENIIALQTGRLTAEEFVYMFSRKLGRPVPGNIWEMFFKPEPIEETVEVIRQLRRKHRVIAGTNTIEPHFKVHTSRGDYDIFDKVYASHIIGFAKPDVKFYSHILEKEFCMPEETFFTDDTARNVEAAAKTGMNAFHFTESATLREKLREYL is encoded by the coding sequence TTGCGACTTTTCATTTTCGATGTCGGCGGAGTAATTGCCGAAAATACAAACGTAGTCCCATCTATCTGCAGTTTTCTGGGCATCTCGAAAGACGAGTTTCTGGACTCTGCCGAAATGGAAAACATAATTGCCTTGCAGACCGGAAGACTTACTGCTGAAGAGTTCGTCTATATGTTCTCGCGGAAACTTGGAAGACCTGTGCCGGGAAATATCTGGGAAATGTTCTTCAAACCTGAACCGATAGAAGAGACGGTCGAGGTCATAAGACAATTGCGACGGAAGCACAGGGTGATCGCTGGGACTAACACGATTGAACCTCATTTCAAGGTACACACATCACGCGGCGATTACGACATCTTTGACAAAGTCTATGCCTCACATATTATTGGGTTTGCAAAACCAGATGTTAAATTCTACAGTCATATTTTAGAGAAAGAATTCTGCATGCCCGAAGAGACTTTTTTCACGGATGATACAGCGAGAAATGTCGAAGCGGCAGCGAAAACAGGAATGAACGCGTTTCATTTTACCGAATCAGCGACTTTAAGAGAAAAACTCAGAGAGTACCTTTGA